GATTCAGTCAGAAACTGTTTTAACGATCAACCAGGATTAATCCTCCTGATACTGTTTTATTCACCCAGAGTTACTCAGTAGTACCAGTGGTTACTGCAGCGGTACTTTCAGTCGTACCAGTgattaaatactgcagtaatactCTCAGTAGTACCTATCACTgattactgcagtaatactcTCAGTAGTACCAGTgattactgcagtaatactcTCAGTAGCACTGCAGTAGTACTCTCAGTAGTGCCAGTGATTACTGTAGTAGTACTCTCAGTAGTACCAGTGATTACTGCAGTAATACGTCCTGATGTCGACTGAATGAAGATATTTTATTctgaacaacagaaatgagttgaaaaaattctattttgtttttatggagACTATCAGAGAACTTTAAAGTTCCTTCATGTTCCACACCGTGGTACTCTGTGTACTCCATGTTCTGTCCAGTACTATGTATAATACTCTGCTAAGTACCAACATAAATCTGTGAGTTGTTCTGTTACTCTTCGTGGTACTTGTTTCTTATTACTACTCAttactacagtagtactaccTCAGAGTACTCATGATTGGTAGGTGTTCCTGTCAGACTGAGTTCAGGTCAAACTGTTTGTTCTACTGACAGACGTTCTACTGACAGACGTTCTACTGACAGATGTTCTACTGACTGACATTCTGTGACAGACGTTCTACTGACAGACGTTCTACTGACAGACGTTCTGCATGAAAGCAGTTTAGAAACACGACAGGACgctaaaggtttatttttaggCTGGAGCTGCAGATAGAGGAACCACATGAAGGTGATAAGAACCAGCTGATCTGATCTGTGTTCCGCCTGAGGCTGATAGAGATCAGCAGGAGGAAACCAGCTGCAGATCATCTCCACATCTGATCACAGTATTTTTAGCTGCAGGTTAAAACAGACTTCAGGGTAAAGTCAAACCTCTGTTGGGTCTTTGGACAGACGGATGTCAGCAGAAACACCAACATTGAActgtagaaccagaaccagcagctgtTGGTTCTCACTGATTAGTTTCCTCCTCAGACCTGCTGCCTCTAGACCTGCTGACCAGAGCTCTGCCTGGACAAGCTCCGCCCACACAGGTGAGACACAGGACGCAGGTACGAGCAGAGAAAGTACAGGAGATGCTGGTCCAAATCTGATGATCCGTCCTCCCCGTCCAGGTGCAGATGGTTCAGTCCAGAGGATCCAGAGGTCTCCGATTGGCCGGTGTCGAGGCGACATCACTGAGTTTTCCCACCTCTCAAATCTTCACCAACTGTGACTACTTCCCCTCTGAGTTCTCACTGGTCGCCACTGTCAAGATACCCACCCTGAGACAGAAGGtgaagataagtcctttatttctccccacaccaggggaaattcacattgttacagcagcttatgtagcaatagacgtagtagtagaaataaaataataatagaacagtagtaataatatttacaatatgtacagggatgagaaatgaggatgaaatagtgcagtagtgacacactgtaagacaatgcagtataaagtggcttgaaaaaataagtttaaaaagtgcaaagatgtagcagtgcaagaaccagcagaacctggtctggtctggtctggtctggtctggtctagTCCGATCTGGTCCGGTCTGGTCTGGTCCGATCTGGTCCgatctggtctggtctggttcTATCCGGTCTGGCCTGGTCCGCTCCGGACCGGTCCGGTCCGGTCCGGCCTGGTCTAGTTCGGTTTGGTCTGAGCTGGTTCGGTccggtctggtctggtctgatcTGGTTCGgcctggtctggtctggtctggctcggcctggtctggtctggtccgGTCTGGTCTAGTCTGGTCTAGTCCGGTCTAGTccggtctggtctggtctggtctggtccggtctggtctggtctggtctgatctgatctgatctggtctggtctggtctagTCTGGTCTAGTCTGGTCTGGTTCGGTCTGGTCTGGTTCGGCCTGGTCcagtctggtctggtctggtctaacctgttctttgtgtctctgtttcagACAAATGAGTACATCTTCTCTGTGGTGAAGGAGGGATCTGATTCATTGTTGCTGGGGTTACGCGTGTCCAAGAACCGTCTCCACTTGTTGAACACGACCCCTGGTGTTGGTGGGCGGAGCCGGCAGAGTTTTAAGGATGTTGGATTGGATGACAACCGCTGGCACACCGTGGTTCTGGCAGTCAGCGGCCCGTATGCCACGCTGACTGTCGACTGTGGACTTCCTCTGGAGCTGTGAGTCACCTCAGACCGGTTCAGACTGGTTCAGGATTGTTCATACCAGTTCATACTGGTTCAAACTGGTTCAGACTAGTTCAGACCAGTTTAGACAGGTTCAGACTGGTTCATACAGATGGGTTCAGACCTGTTCACCTCAGTTCAGAATAGTTCAGACCAGTTCACGCCAGTTTAGACCTGTTCAGTTTTTTCAGGTTCAGTTATGAGCCGGGTACAAAGAGGGACGAGTCTGATTTAGACTCTGGTTTTGTGTCTCCCAGTAACCAGTGGAGACCGGTTTGAACTGGTTTGCTGCAGCACTGACTGGTTCAGTGTCTCCCACTAACCAGTGAAGAGCGGTTTGAACTGGTTTGGTGCAGCACTAACTGGTTTTGTGTTTCCCAGTAACCAGGCCCGGTCCTTCCCCAGCGCTCTGAGCACCAGAGGGTCCCGGTTCTTTGTGGGCAGTCGGGGAAGGTTGAGGGGCCATTTCTCTGTGAGTCAGTGACCTGGATCAGAACCAGAGCTGTGGTTCCTGCTGGttctcactgtctgtctgtgttcagGGCCTCCTCCGTCAGCTGGTTCTGCTGCCCGGATCGGATGCTACGCCCCGACTCTGTCCTTCCTCAGACCCGGCTGTGGCCGAGCTGGCCGTCCCTGCCGTTCTGAAGTCCATCCCCCTCCAGCCGGACCAGCAGGAACCAGTTTACCCGTACGGTGAGGACTCCTGTGACTGTTCAGATTACACCTGGTCTGGagcagaaccaacagaaccacagcaggttctggttctggttatAACTTCCACCTAAACAGGCAAAGAGAAGGAACCATGAAGGTCTGAAAGTCTGTGAAACACagagatctgctgctaacagctTTAGCAGCTACAGTCAGTTCACTgtgggactgtgtgtgtgtgtgtgtgtgtgtgtgtgtgtgtgtgtactgtaaaCCTGGGGCTGTGATGGTATCAGTGATTCAGTAATCTGAGCTGCAGACTGACAGGATGTTTGTTAGTGACTGACAGGAACCTACAGctactgtgtgtgcgtgtgcgtgtgtgtgtgtgtgtattacatCAGTCTGATTGACACCCCTGCTTGTCGAGCTGTTTGAAGTGTGTTTCCATGGCAGCCCAGTGAGGTCTGACAGGTGTGGACAGGTACAGGTGTGCTCAGGTTCCTGACTCAGTTTATCTAAAGCTGCTCAGCATGGGGCGTGTTTGATTTACGTACTTGTCCACACCTGAGctccacacaaacagcagccgCCTCAACTTGACTTCAGATTTCAACACAGCTGAGTGCTATAATTAGTGAGATCAAAGCAGAACCTCATCACAGTTCCACCTGTTCAGACGGCCTCATTTGAATAGCCCCGCCCCCTCAGGTGTGTCCTGACGAGATGAAAAGCTGCATTAACTGTGTGTTCAGTGGGATCAGAGTGAATCAGACCTGTCGCATTCAGGGGCTTTCCATCCACCTGAGGAGGTGTCCTACAGGTAAAGGTGTGTTCCATCTGAATCTTCTGCACCAACAtccaaaccagcagcagcagaaagctcGCCTAATTGTTTTAATCCCGTCAGTGAAGTTTATTCTTGATGTCGTTCAGAAGAAGAAAGTTCCTCAAACCTCGTTCTGATGTTTCTACAGAACCATCATTAGAACCTTTCAGTCTGAAGTCTGGTTCCCTGATGGACACAAAGAATCTCAGAgggttttttcttttagtcaAATATTGTTCATCTGTCGACCCGCTGAGAGAAATCTGAAGACGTTCATGTTTCAGCAGCTTCTGGTTGTTTCAGTGGTCTCATGATGTTCTatgttctgtttctcttcagtCTGATCTGACCAGTTTAGTCTGGTTTtagtatgtttatttttttgtttctttttttaaattctatttttcaCATTGTGCTGAGTTTGATCCAACTTTTTtgtagtctgtgtgtgtttatgagctGCTGTTTGCCGTTCTAGAGGCTGAAGCCAGAGTGAGGCTGGGAACCCGTCCTCCGTGTTCCTCAGTAGAACACGGCCAGCTGTGGTTCAACGCTCGGGGCAGAGGTCTGTTCATCTGCGACGGCCGGACGTGGAAATCGCTGCTGCAAAGTGAGTCCAGCTCTGAGGGATCCCACGGAAACACATCACTGTTCAGGAATTAGCAGATCAGAAAGACGAGGCTCACAGTTACTGATTCAATGAATGAAAACTAAGTCTGAAAAACTGTGACTGAAGCTACAGCATCAGAAGaccacagcaaaaaataaacttaaaacgATCACAGCTGCAGGTTTACTTCATGACTTcatatgaaaataattgttttacatgtaaaagtCAGTCTGAGCTGCATTTACATCATGTCATTAAAAACTTAACAGGAAGTCACTTATCCAGCCTATTCTGTAGTGTAGAActgtctgactgtacctcactatcatactgtagaatggtctgactgtacctccgTATCATTCTGtaatgtagaatggtctgactgtacctctcTATCattctgtagtgtagaatggtctggttgttcctcactatcattctgtaatgtagaatggtctgactacacctcactatcattctaTATTTCTATAgttagaatggtctgactgtacctatCATTATGTAGttctgtagaatggtctgactgtaaaTCACTATCATAccgtagaatggtctgactgtacctcactatcattctgtagttgtgtagaatggtctgactgtacatCACTATCAtactgtagaatggtctgactgtacctcactatcattctgtagtgtagaatggtctggttgtacctcactatcattctgtaatgtagaatggtctgactgtacctcactatcattctgtaTTTCTATAGTTAGAATGGTCTGACTttacctcactatcattctgtagttctgtagaatggtctgactgtacatCACTATCATattgtagaatggtctgactgtacctcactatcattctgtagtgtagaatggtctgactgtacctctcTATCATTCTGTAGTGTAGAacggtctgactgtacctctcTATCattctgtagtgtagaatggtctgactgtacctcactaGCATTCTGTAATGTAGAATGATCTCactgtacctcactatcattctgtaTTTCTATAgttagaatggtctgactgtacctcactatcattctgtagttctgtagaatggtctgactgtataTCACTATCAtactgtagaatggtctgactgtacctcactatcattctgtagttctgtagaatggtctgactgtacatCACTATCAtactgtagaatggtctgactgtacctctaTCATTCTGTAgtatagaatggtctgactgtacctctcTATCATTCTGTAATGTAGAATGGTACgactgtacctcactatcatCCTGTAGTTCTATAgttagaatggtctgactatcattctgaagctgttttgtttgtgtttctttaaaccaataaCATCTGTGTTGGGCGGAGCTAAGAAGTGGATCATGTGACAGAAGGaacttgctttgtttttattattcagaTGAGACGACTTTGCGATCAGACTTTTACCGATTAAAGAGATGAACATCATTTTATAATCTGAGCCCAACAGACGGTACTTTGTTCTGCAGAAGCAGAACTTTGTGAGACGTCCAGTCCGTTGGTGAAAGTTGGTGTCAGAGCTGCTTCCAGAGTAGaagatgtcagaaaacagaTCAGCAGAGATGTTCTTCACGACTTGTTGTAACCTGCAGTAAAGTCAGATTAGAGAAGATTCTATGATAACGTTATttttttataccgacaaatcaaagtaaagatggttttttaccttagctgacatgtttcgactgcaactgcagtcttcttcagagcatcATCCGAcatgtgctgacgtgtcctttttatcaggtgaccggtctgacagatctgtcagaatctgtcagataggccacgccccccgccgttcggtggtctctggaggatggagtcccaggtattagagggtgtagtcccCCTCGTCCcagttcatggagcagctcgcctgcttcctgatctcgatggcctccttgatccatcatttatgcttgttggtctccaatgttacaatcctccccctgtcccagtccatgatatgattatttcttttgcagtgatccgtgatggctgattttttgttttcttgttcggctttttctttttgtgttcttgtgagtcgtccgattgttttcttttcacattctgtctggtgttctttTCGTCTTGTGCTGAATGatctgcctgtttctccaatgtatgttttctcgcaAGATTTGCATGGAATCTCGtatatgatgttgcatttattgtccggttctattttaaataaaataaaatataaaatttaaaaaaaaaatcggttctatttttatatttttttaaaattatttttaattatttttttttattttatatttcattttatttaaaacaataaatgcaacatcatatatGAGATTCCGTGCAAATCTtgcgagaaaacatacattggagaaacaggcagatCATTCAGCACAAGACGAAAAGAACACCAGGCAGaatgtgaaaaggaaacaatcggacgactcacaagaacacaaaaagaaaaagccgaacaagaaaacaaaaaatcagccatcacggatcactgcaaaagaaataatcatatcatggactgggacagggggaggattgtaacatcggagaccaacaagcataaacgatggatcaaggaggccatcgagatcaggaagcgagcaagctgctccatgaaccgggacgagggggtcTACACCttctaatacctgggactccatcctcccgagaccaccggacggcggggggcgtggcctatctgacagattctgacagatctgtcagaccggtcacctgataaaaaggacacgtcagcacatgtcggatgacgctctgaagaagactgcagttgcagtcgaaacatgtcagctaaggtaaaaaaccatctttactttgatttgtcggtataaaaaataacgttatcctatgataattaacgacaaaatgaacatcatccaaataataGAGAAGATCCTGATGACTAAAGAggttttttttacttctttcctTATGATCACTGCAGAATATCAGCCTTGAGTAGAAAACTCTCTCTAAAACCGACAGGAGAACGTACCAGAACATCCCCATTAACAGCAAACATTCTAAACATGTCTATTGCTCATCTTCCAGCAGCTTGAGCTCTGGTCACATTGACTAACCTGCAGCTGACACCTGAAACTCCAGCATTCAAGAAGTGGTTTTGCTGTCTGAAAAGAGTCAGTTTGTTCTGTTGCTTCATTTGACCGTTAGATGGAGGAAGAGCATCTCTGTGGTTCCATCCCAGTCTGTCCACTCAGTGGTCCTCCTTCCTCTGCAGGTCCAGAGCGTCTGGACTACCTGGAGGACTACCAGGACCTCTACACCCGCTCAGAAACCTTCGACGTTGAGGTCTTCTCCATCCCAGCTGAAGGCCTGTTCATGGCTACAGCCAACAGGTAAACCCACATACCTGACCTTGTCCTGAGCCTCCGTGTCTCCATGATAACGCTCCATCTCCTCTGGCAGGGACTCTCGGCCCGGTTCAGGAATCTACCGATGGACAGATGGCTCCTTCCAGCTGTACCAGAACATCAGCACCCAAGAGGCCCGGGCCTGGAAGCACTTCACCATCGATGACCAGGTGATAGATACCGATTAATATctatcaatcaataatcatcAGAACTATCAATATCCATCAATCAATAAACATCTGAACAGAACGATCAATATctatcaatcaataatcattGGAACTATCAATATCTGTCAATCAGTAAACATCAGAACTATCAATACCTAGCAAtatcttggtggcctccctcactagtcctgctctagtcagatctAGAAGGTAAATACTGATGCAGAAACTTATTGTATATCCTTCATTAATTTGCATTCCTTTGTAGAACTCTGTTGACATCTTGTCCATAAAGTCCTGTTAAACTGATGATGGTTCAGAGGTTAGAATCTTTCTGCAGACTGTATGTTTGATGTTAGTGTGTCTGCTGCAGGTGGAACTCTGTAACAGGTGACGTATCTTAGCTCAGTTGTCGTGTTTTTGTCCTTCAGATTTTTCTGGTGGTGGCGAACCTGAGGGAGGTAGAGCCTGAACTGTCAGTCATCTATCGGTGGAACTGGCGCCGGCGGCGTTTCGTCCGTTTTCAGACTCTGGAGACTCACGCTGCTCAGGACTGGGAGGCCTTCAGCATCCACAATCACAGCTTCCTGGTCGTAGCCAATCACAGACGAGGTAGACAGGAAGTCAGAGTGTTGAGGGAGGTTTCTATCAGTCAGAGTTTGTCTAAACTCCTCCACAGAATCACGTCTGATGATCTAATCAGCGACAGAACCATCAGCTGATAGTATGTACATTCTCTCCTATGAGACTCTGAGATCAAACAGAACATGTTTTGAGGTTCCTCCTTTTAAAGGATCAGATTACCTTCAGCGCCATTCCAGGATGTTTTCCTTCACCTGTTAGATGGTGGAGATACCAGTTTTCATCTGACACAAACATGGGAGCTGCTATGTCTTCCTCCTTTACCTGCTCAAGTGTGTCGGCTGAGATCACAAACAGCTTCTGTAGCAGTTGCTCTGTGGTCAGATCAATGCTGCATCACATGTAACACACCTGTAATATCAAGGTCAAGGTCAAGGTCAaagtactttattaatcccgagggaaattacaacagtctgttgctcacatccacacagacacagaacaagGATAAAAGATAGagtacatatttaaaaaatgcaataaataaataaataattaaaacaacactgaaatgtgCAAGTTATCAGACACAGCAAAACAATGCTCAGGACATCTCCAGCACTCCTCTCCTGCTCCTACCTGAAATGGCTGCATTATACAGCCTGATGGCACCTGGGACAAAAGAGTTCTTCAGTCTCTCAGTGGAGCACCTCAGTGACAGGAGTCTGGAGCTCATGGTGCTCCTCTGATGGGAGAAGACCGAATTCAGGGGGTGGCTCTCATTGGACAGGATGGCCCTGATTTTAGAGAGTGTCCTCTGCTCCAGCACCttctccacagagtccagactcaGTCCAACCACAGAGCAAGCTTTACGCACCAGCCTGTTCAGCCTCTGGATGTCCTTCCTCTTAGCGCTGCCCCCCCAGCACACAACAGCATAAAAAAGGACACTGGACACAATGGATTGATAGAACATGTACAGTAACTTAGAACAGACCCTGAATGAAGCCAGCCTTCTAAGAAAGTAAAGTCTGCTCTGCCCCTTCTTGTACACAGAGTCCATATTTGCTGACCAGCTCAGTTTGTTATCCAGCTGCAGCCCCAAGTACCTGTAGGTGGAAACCATCTCAACAGCAGATCCATTAATTCCGATGGGCTGCAGAGAGGAGGGTGCCCGGCGAAAGTCCAGCACCacctcctttgttttagtggtgttcagctgaaggttGTTCCGCTGACACCACCCCACAAAGTCTTTCACCAGGTCCCTATATTCACCCTCTTCTCCTCCCCTGATACACGCCACAATTGCAGTGTCGTCAGAGAACTTCTGCATGTGGCATGTGTCTGAGTTGTACCGAAAGTCTGAAGTATAGAGGGTGAAGAGGAAGGGCGACAGCACCGTACCCTGAGGTGCTCCAATGCTGCAGGTCAGTGTTGAGGACCTGCCACCCCCCACTCGAACAAACTGTGGCCTGTTGGTCAAGTAGTCCGTAATCCAGTTAACGAGGTAGGGGTCCACAGCCATGATGTTAAGTTTCTCCTGGAGAAGGCTGGGATGAATCGTATTAAAAGCACCGGAGAAGTCGAAGAATAGCATCCTCACCATGCACCCCCCAACATCCAGGTATGCGAGGGCACGGTGTAAAAGGTAGAGGACAGCATCCTCAACCCCCACCTTCTCCTGATAGGCGAATTGGAGGGGGTCCTTTACCAGCTGCACCTGAGGTTGTAGGAACTGCAGGACCAGACGCTCCAGTATCTTCATCAAGTGCGATGTAAGCGCAACTGGCCTGTAGTCATTCAGCTCCTGAGGGCGGCCCTTCTTTGGAACTGGAACGATGCAAGATGTTTTCCACAGTGAGGGTACTCGCCCCAGACGCAGACTCAGGTTATAGACCTGTTGTAGAGGTCCTCCAAGCTCAGCAGCACAAGTCTTCAAGAGCCGTGGACAGACTTGATCCGGACCTGCTGCCTTCCTAGGGTGTAGATGTAGCAGCTCAGTTGTCACTTGGACTGCTGTAATGGTGGGAAGCGATGGGGTCGAGGTGGGAGTGGTGAGCGTACGTGAGAGCGAAAGAGAGCCATGTGCAGGAGGAGCAAGATGGTGATGGTCaagaggagcagaggagggatGTGGGGTGGAGCCAGTGGTCATGGGGAGACTGAAACGATTTAAAAAAGTGTTCAGCTCCTCGGCTTTCTGTAGATCCGGACAGCCCACACTACCCTTGCTGCGACAGCCTGTAATGGTTTTCATACCATTCCAGACCTCCCGCATGCTGTTGTTACTCAGCTGCTTCTCCAGCTTCTTGCTGTATGCCTCATGTGCCCCCTTTAGGCAGATCTTCACCTCCTTCTGCACATCTCTCAACACCTCACCGTTTTTGCTCCCAAACGCCCTCTTCTTCTTATTCAGGACTTTCTTCACCTCAGAAGTAATCCATGGTTTGTTGTTAGCAAAACACCTCACTGTTTTAACAGGCACCACCTGGTCCACACAAAAGTTCAAATAGTCTGTCAAGCACCCCACTGCCCCCTCAAGGTCCTCCCCATATGAATCCACCAATACACTCCAGTCTGTTGTGGCAAAGCAGTCTCTGAGTGCATCCTCAGCTTCAGGAGACCATCTCCTGATCTGCCTAGTTGTCACAATTTGCCTCTTTACAAGTGGAGTATATGTGGGCTTCAGGTGGACCAGGTTATGATCCGATT
This DNA window, taken from Amphiprion ocellaris isolate individual 3 ecotype Okinawa chromosome 11, ASM2253959v1, whole genome shotgun sequence, encodes the following:
- the LOC111580797 gene encoding thrombospondin-type laminin G domain and EAR repeat-containing protein isoform X3 → MSACHLLLLTCLLLAATIRGHNWRPCTDLLPLDLLTRALPGQAPPTQVQMVQSRGSRGLRLAGVEATSLSFPTSQIFTNCDYFPSEFSLVATVKIPTLRQKTNEYIFSVVKEGSDSLLLGLRVSKNRLHLLNTTPGVGGRSRQSFKDVGLDDNRWHTVVLAVSGPYATLTVDCGLPLELNQARSFPSALSTRGSRFFVGSRGRLRGHFSGLLRQLVLLPGSDATPRLCPSSDPAVAELAVPAVLKSIPLQPDQQEPVYPYEAEARVRLGTRPPCSSVEHGQLWFNARGRGLFICDGRTWKSLLQSPERLDYLEDYQDLYTRSETFDVEVFSIPAEGLFMATANRDSRPGSGIYRWTDGSFQLYQNISTQEARAWKHFTIDDQIFLVVANLREVEPELSVIYRWNWRRRRFVRFQTLETHAAQDWEAFSIHNHSFLVVANHRRARDSNHNIHSVIYRWNHDTQLFEVNQTLSTSGAYDWEFFSVGPYHFLVVANTFDGRTTSISSTVYVWLDGCFQVFQNIPTVGATDWETFQIDGRFFLAVANSQKVSDHGPSLYSINSTVYELNMLTQTFIRFQDILTHRLTCQMSQIPGL
- the LOC111580797 gene encoding thrombospondin-type laminin G domain and EAR repeat-containing protein isoform X2, which encodes MSACHLLLLTCLLLAATIRGHNWRPCTDLLPLDLLTRALPGQAPPTQVQMVQSRGSRGLRLAGVEATSLSFPTSQIFTNCDYFPSEFSLVATVKIPTLRQKTNEYIFSVVKEGSDSLLLGLRVSKNRLHLLNTTPGVGGRSRQSFKDVGLDDNRWHTVVLAVSGPYATLTVDCGLPLELNQARSFPSALSTRGSRFFVGSRGRLRGHFSGLLRQLVLLPGSDATPRLCPSSDPAVAELAVPAVLKSIPLQPDQQEPVYPYEAEARVRLGTRPPCSSVEHGQLWFNARGRGLFICDGRTWKSLLQSPERLDYLEDYQDLYTRSETFDVEVFSIPAEGLFMATANRDSRPGSGIYRWTDGSFQLYQNISTQEARAWKHFTIDDQIFLVVANLREVEPELSVIYRWNWRRRRFVRFQTLETHAAQDWEAFSIHNHSFLVVANHRRARDSNHNIHSVIYRWNHDTQLFEVNQTLSTSGAYDWEFFSVGPYHFLVVANTFDGRTTSISSTVYVWLDGCFQVFQNIPTVGATDWETFQIDGRFFLAVANSQKVSDHGPSLYSINSTVYELNMLTQTFIRFQDILTHSAVDWEFFTVGDEKFLVVANSHDGNSYSLNSVIYRAMRASFQSTVCPPSAAETGNTSRPSRDSSSSTPAPPPGSVRCSD
- the LOC111580797 gene encoding thrombospondin-type laminin G domain and EAR repeat-containing protein isoform X1, with amino-acid sequence MSACHLLLLTCLLLAATIRGHNWRPCTDLLPLDLLTRALPGQAPPTQVQMVQSRGSRGLRLAGVEATSLSFPTSQIFTNCDYFPSEFSLVATVKIPTLRQKTNEYIFSVVKEGSDSLLLGLRVSKNRLHLLNTTPGVGGRSRQSFKDVGLDDNRWHTVVLAVSGPYATLTVDCGLPLELNQARSFPSALSTRGSRFFVGSRGRLRGHFSGLLRQLVLLPGSDATPRLCPSSDPAVAELAVPAVLKSIPLQPDQQEPVYPYEAEARVRLGTRPPCSSVEHGQLWFNARGRGLFICDGRTWKSLLQSPERLDYLEDYQDLYTRSETFDVEVFSIPAEGLFMATANRDSRPGSGIYRWTDGSFQLYQNISTQEARAWKHFTIDDQIFLVVANLREVEPELSVIYRWNWRRRRFVRFQTLETHAAQDWEAFSIHNHSFLVVANHRRARDSNHNIHSVIYRWNHDTQLFEVNQTLSTSGAYDWEFFSVGPYHFLVVANTFDGRTTSISSTVYVWLDGCFQVFQNIPTVGATDWETFQIDGRFFLAVANSQKVSDHGPSLYSINSTVYELNMLTQTFIRFQDILTHSAVDWEFFTVGDEKFLVVANSHDGNSYSLNSVIYRYQGYEGFVPVHSLPTFGCRDWEHFKTEQGQFLLYSSATSRLSKVFRLKTY
- the LOC118471519 gene encoding uncharacterized protein LOC118471519, producing the protein MQTSINRLVYSKAELLTLENNVKAGVRHLIPPELRRKYRGCRARRKHKAKMKARITNRTLFKPPIPSVVMGNVNALTNKMDELTALIGSQRSYTEASLLIFTETWLTSYVPDATVDLPGFSVVRADRDPDASGKSKGGGLILYANQRWCHPNHLTVKTALCSRDLELLAVSIRPYYVPREFSHVIALCVYVPPRADAEAARESIYNITTALQSQHPDAFFLISGDFNHVTLDTTLASFHQYVSCHTRKNRTIDLLYANINDAYSVSPLPPLGKSDHNLVHLKPTYTPLVKRQIVTTRQIRRWSPEAEDALRDCFATTDWSVLVDSYGEDLEGAVGCLTDYLNFCVDQVVPVKTVRCFANNKPWITSEVKKVLNKKKRAFGSKNGEVLRDVQKEVKICLKGAHEAYSKKLEKQLSNNSMREVWNGMKTITGCRSKGSVGCPDLQKAEELNTFLNRFSLPMTTGSTPHPSSAPLDHHHLAPPAHGSLSLSRTLTTPTSTPSLPTITAVQVTTELLHLHPRKAAGPDQVCPRLLKTCAAELGGPLQQVYNLSLRLGRVPSLWKTSCIVPVPKKGRPQELNDYRPVALTSHLMKILERLVLQFLQPQVQLVKDPLQFAYQEKVGVEDAVLYLLHRALAYLDVGGCMVRMLFFDFSGAFNTIHPSLLQEKLNIMAVDPYLVNWITDYLTNRPQFVRVGGGRSSTLTCSIGAPQGTVLSPFLFTLYTSDFRYNSDTCHMQKFSDDTAIVACIRGGEEGEYRDLVKDFVGWCQRNNLQLNTTKTKEVVLDFRRAPSSLQPIGINGSAVEMVSTYRYLGLQLDNKLSWSANMDSVYKKGQSRLYFLRRLASFRVCSKLLYMFYQSIVSSVLFYAVVCWGGSAKRKDIQRLNRLVRKACSVVGLSLDSVEKVLEQRTLSKIRAILSNESHPLNSVFSHQRSTMSSRLLSLRCSTERLKNSFVPGAIRLYNAAISGVLHVMQH